The Entelurus aequoreus isolate RoL-2023_Sb linkage group LG23, RoL_Eaeq_v1.1, whole genome shotgun sequence genome has a window encoding:
- the LOC133641104 gene encoding zinc finger protein 316-like: protein MWERTTAEYEEELSGTKLLDAVAKKHQVVSHRTDVQQTPHIKEEEEEVWITQVGECLPGQEEADLTKFPLTVVSVKTEEHEDKPPESSQRHHSPNVWEEHLLPEQQGRRFRMEQEGPQPSRIKEEDEAPQSLHIKEEEESPLTPHVKVEEEAPQPPHIKDEEEEHSISQEFPVIVVTQLVVEHLEGLEEVDVTKMPVTGVTVKSEDDDEHLPEQQKWSFRMATEEPHPSHIKEEDAELQTLHIKKEEEEHSISQEGEHLECLEEFPVTGVPVKSEGDEVKGESEEKREAEPPSSSSTQHMTTEADGDHCGGSQADKLLAPLSDSEDTTSHSPDTDDEHSKDDKTRHTDNTRVKCSHCDKNFRYPCHLKIHMRKHLRKHTKERPFACSVCSGRFTTKSSLETHKSVHTGEKPFICSVCSKGFRLRNEWKLHTKMHTREKVFSCSACGERFFTKGMRHKCAGKNSRSRGGNVARILPRPCQPTQGCWFVTSFRHPSHGCSVLLPSAPTMYATAGPLMLSVSGVNSSSCR, encoded by the exons atgtgggaAAGAACgacagcagagtacgaggaggaactttctggAACcaaactactggacgctgttgctaagaaacatcaagttgtgtcacacagaacag acgtccagcagaccccccacattaaagaggaagaggaggaagtgtggatcaccCAGGTGGGAGAGTGTCTTccagggcaggaggaggctgatctcaccaagtttccactgactgttgtctctgtgaagaccgaagagcatgaagacaaaccacctgagtcctcacagcgtcatcacagtccaa ACGTCTGGGAAGAACATCTTCTCCCTGAGCAGCAAGGGCGGCGCTTCAGGATGGAGCAGGAGGGGCCACAGCCCTCCCGCATCAAAGAGGAAGATGAGGCGCCACAGTCCctgcacattaaagaggaagaagagAGCCCACTGACCCCCCACGTTAAAGTAGAAGAGGAGGCCCCGcagccccctcacattaaagacgaagaggaggaacacagcatcagtcaggagttCCCAGTGATTGTTGTCACTCAACTTGTTGTTgagcatcttgaaggactggaggaggttgatgtcaccaagatgccagtgactggtgtgactgtgaagagtgaagatgatgatgaaCATCTTCCTGAGCAGCAgaagtggagcttcaggatggCGACGGAGGAGCCACATCCCTcccacattaaggaggaagatgCGGAGCTACAGACCCtgcacattaaaaaggaagaggaggaacacagcatcagtcaggagggagagcatcttgaatgtttggaggagttcccagtgactggtgtccctgtgaagagtgaaggtgatgaggtcaaaggtgaaagtgaggagaagagagaggcggagcctccaagcagcagctcaactcaacacatgacaacagaagctgatggagaccactgtggaggatcacaagcagacaagctcttagctccactatcagatagtgaggacacaacgtcacactctcctgacactgatgatgaacactctaaagatgataagacacgtcacactgacaacacacgcgTCAAATGTTCCCACTGTGACAAAAACTTTAGATACCCGTGTCAtctgaaaatacacatgagaaaacACCTGCGAAAACACACCAAAGAAAGACCATTCGCGTGCTCAGTTTGCAGTGGGAGATTCACTACGAAGTCCAGTTTGGAAACGCACAAATCggtgcacactggagaaaaaccttttatctgttcagtcTGCTCGAAGGGTTTTAGACTGAGAAATGAGTGGAAATTACACACGAAGATGCACACAAGAGAGAAAGTGTTTAGTTGCAGTgcgtgtggtgaaagattctttACCAAGGGTATGAgacacaagtgtgctggtaaAAACAGCCGCAGTAGGGGGGGCAACGTGGCTCGGATACTACCGCGGCCGTGCCAGCCGACCCAGGGTTGCTGGTTCGTAACAAGCTTCCGTCATCCGAGTCACGGCTGTAGTGTCCTTCTTCCCAGTGCCCCAACTATGTACGCAACCGCTGGGCCCCTGATGCTCTCAGTGTCGGGGGTGAACTCGTCCTCTTGCCGGTGA